A window from Neobacillus sp. PS3-40 encodes these proteins:
- a CDS encoding amino acid ABC transporter permease, with translation MTFLQNIMGILNEHGMAFLKASWMTISITAVSLVIATIIGFIFAGFKISSIKLLNRISDIYIGIIRGTPLIVQIMFLYYGLANIVNLDSFTAGALALSIHTGAYIAEIFRGTIQSIDRGQMEAARSLGMPYSLSMRRIIFPQAFKRAIPPLANQFIISLKDSSLVAYISVTDLYNTALSVQGENYMPFETYFVVGLYYLIIVLIFTWFTNRIEKKFDVSKPKEVSIA, from the coding sequence ATGACTTTTTTGCAAAATATAATGGGAATTCTGAATGAACATGGAATGGCATTTTTAAAGGCCTCATGGATGACGATCTCTATAACAGCCGTTTCTCTTGTAATTGCGACAATAATTGGGTTTATCTTTGCAGGGTTTAAAATTTCGTCTATTAAATTACTTAATCGTATTTCTGATATTTATATTGGAATTATACGTGGTACTCCACTGATTGTTCAGATTATGTTTTTATATTATGGCTTAGCGAATATCGTAAATTTGGATAGTTTCACTGCAGGTGCGCTTGCCTTGAGTATTCATACAGGTGCATATATTGCTGAAATATTCAGAGGGACTATCCAATCAATTGATCGGGGACAAATGGAAGCGGCTAGGTCACTAGGGATGCCTTATTCTCTTTCAATGAGAAGAATTATTTTCCCACAAGCTTTCAAAAGAGCAATTCCGCCTCTTGCGAATCAATTTATCATTAGCTTAAAGGATTCATCCCTTGTCGCCTATATATCTGTTACGGACTTGTATAACACTGCACTTAGTGTACAAGGTGAAAACTATATGCCGTTTGAAACGTATTTTGTAGTGGGACTTTATTATTTGATCATCGTTCTCATTTTCACATGGTTTACGAATCGAATTGAGAAAAAGTTTGATGTGAGTAAGCCGAAGGAGGTAAGTATCGCGTGA
- a CDS encoding M20/M25/M40 family metallo-hydrolase translates to MLQCREDVLAFTKQLVNIESIVNTEGEKAISQSLFSILSNLPYFTNNPSHIKIAQTINDDHERYNVLAFVKGTKGTSKRTVILMGHMDTVGIDDFNQLKKLACFPDELMEALKHEDLPPSAQDHLQSGDWLFGRGILDMKSGVASHLYLLKHYSEHPEELDGNIVFLAECDEEDSSHGVLSALKTFKSWKEEHHFDYVAAINSDFVSPRYVGDENRYIYKGTVGKLLPSFFITGAETHVGSCFEGLDPNFIAAELTRQINYNPELCNEAFGETTVPPVSLKQTDLKPSYTVQTALSAYVYYNFFIHSWSPKDVLTKLKEQALIAFKRSLASFDDRYKQYCALSGEPYLNPPWGPRVYTYEEMEQMLIEENGNPFVSHMDQFKQTLLLDTTLDTRMFAARVVEEAWKWMKDKNPAIILFYSSLYSPRIELTGKTNHEQALIDALDQAVEAVQPNYQFPIITRNFFPYISDMSFVALSDDDEGINAVSTNDPGWGTKHYVDYQDIRDINVPVINIGPYGLDAHKKLERMEMTYSLEMVPNLTNLVIKNLLK, encoded by the coding sequence ATGTTGCAATGTCGCGAAGACGTGCTGGCTTTTACAAAACAACTCGTTAACATTGAAAGTATTGTTAACACAGAAGGTGAAAAAGCCATTTCCCAATCTTTATTTTCAATACTTTCTAATCTCCCATATTTCACAAACAATCCTTCTCATATAAAAATAGCCCAAACCATAAATGATGATCACGAGAGATACAATGTTCTTGCATTTGTAAAAGGGACTAAAGGAACTAGTAAACGGACAGTTATTCTTATGGGGCATATGGATACTGTTGGCATTGATGATTTTAACCAATTAAAGAAACTAGCTTGCTTCCCAGATGAATTAATGGAAGCTCTAAAACATGAGGATCTACCACCTTCTGCTCAGGATCATTTGCAATCGGGTGACTGGTTATTTGGGCGAGGTATCCTCGATATGAAGAGTGGTGTAGCAAGTCATCTGTATTTGTTAAAACATTATTCAGAGCATCCCGAAGAGTTAGATGGAAACATTGTTTTCTTAGCAGAGTGTGATGAAGAAGATAGCTCCCATGGAGTTCTTTCCGCTTTAAAAACATTTAAAAGTTGGAAAGAGGAACATCATTTTGACTATGTTGCAGCCATCAATTCAGACTTTGTTTCACCACGATATGTTGGAGATGAAAATCGTTATATTTATAAAGGGACAGTGGGAAAACTTTTACCCTCTTTTTTCATAACCGGAGCAGAAACACATGTAGGTTCCTGTTTTGAAGGGTTGGATCCAAACTTTATTGCTGCTGAATTAACGAGACAAATTAATTACAACCCTGAACTTTGCAACGAAGCTTTTGGTGAGACTACTGTTCCACCAGTCTCTTTAAAACAAACAGATTTAAAGCCATCCTATACTGTTCAGACAGCGTTGTCAGCCTATGTGTACTATAATTTTTTCATTCATTCATGGTCTCCTAAAGATGTACTAACGAAGTTAAAAGAACAAGCATTAATCGCATTTAAGCGGTCCCTTGCTTCTTTTGATGATAGATATAAGCAATATTGTGCCTTGAGCGGTGAACCTTATCTGAATCCACCTTGGGGGCCAAGGGTTTACACATATGAGGAAATGGAACAAATGCTTATTGAAGAGAATGGCAATCCGTTCGTTTCACATATGGATCAATTTAAACAAACGCTCTTACTAGATACTACACTTGACACAAGAATGTTTGCAGCAAGAGTAGTCGAAGAGGCTTGGAAATGGATGAAGGATAAAAATCCGGCCATTATACTTTTCTATTCCTCTCTTTATTCACCAAGAATAGAATTGACAGGAAAAACAAATCACGAACAAGCTTTAATTGACGCATTGGATCAAGCGGTGGAAGCCGTACAGCCAAATTACCAATTTCCTATTATCACCAGAAATTTCTTCCCGTATATTTCAGATATGAGCTTTGTTGCCCTAAGTGATGATGATGAAGGCATAAATGCTGTATCAACTAATGACCCTGGTTGGGGTACAAAGCATTATGTTGACTATCAAGATATTCGAGATATTAATGTACCTGTAATCAACATTGGCCCTTATGGATTAGATGCCCATAAAAAACTAGAGAGAATGGAAATGACCTACTCTCTTGAAATGGTGCCAAATTTAACAAACCTTGTCATAAAAAATCTACTTAAATAG
- the lpdA gene encoding dihydrolipoyl dehydrogenase, protein MEKEYDVVIIGGGTGGYVAAIRASQLGLKAAVVEKGKIGGTCLHAGCIPSKALLRSAEIYSNTKKAEEFGVIAPEVGLDFSKVQARKEEIIDRLFKGIQHLMKKGKIDVYEGKGTILESKDVLVQMNNEDQEVKLITKNIVIATGSRPRTLPGLEVDEKYVMTSDEALKMDNLPASIIIVGGGVIGMEWASMLIDFGLEVTVIEYADRILPTEDKDVSKEITRLMKKKGVKIVTSAKVLSETLEKGEGVSIKAEHKGKETSFSAEKLLVSVGRSPNVEGIGLENTRVLMDRAFIQTNEYYLTNEPNIYAIGDVIGGLQLAHVASHEGITAIEHMKGENAKPIDATLVSKCIYCSPEVASVGLTEDEAKEKGYQVKIGKFSFRAIGKALVFGESDGFVKLVVDEASNKLLGAHMVGPHVTDMISEAGLARVLDATAMDIAHTIHPHPTLAEAIGEAALAVYGKEIHA, encoded by the coding sequence ATGGAAAAGGAATATGATGTTGTCATTATCGGAGGCGGAACTGGGGGATATGTTGCTGCCATTCGTGCATCACAACTTGGTTTAAAAGCTGCTGTAGTGGAAAAAGGAAAAATTGGTGGAACATGCCTTCATGCTGGTTGTATCCCTAGTAAAGCGTTATTAAGAAGTGCTGAGATCTATTCTAATACCAAAAAAGCAGAAGAGTTTGGTGTTATTGCCCCTGAAGTGGGACTGGATTTTTCAAAAGTGCAGGCTCGAAAAGAGGAAATTATTGATCGATTATTTAAAGGCATACAGCATTTAATGAAAAAAGGGAAAATTGATGTTTACGAGGGAAAAGGGACAATTTTAGAGTCAAAAGATGTTTTAGTGCAAATGAACAATGAAGACCAAGAGGTTAAACTTATTACTAAAAATATTGTTATTGCAACAGGATCTCGCCCAAGAACCCTCCCTGGCTTAGAAGTCGACGAGAAGTATGTCATGACTTCTGATGAAGCACTTAAGATGGATAATCTTCCAGCTTCAATCATCATTGTTGGAGGAGGCGTCATTGGGATGGAATGGGCATCCATGCTTATTGATTTTGGCTTAGAAGTAACTGTGATTGAATATGCTGATCGCATTTTACCGACTGAAGATAAAGATGTTTCAAAGGAAATAACACGTCTGATGAAGAAAAAGGGCGTAAAAATCGTAACAAGTGCAAAGGTCCTTTCAGAAACACTAGAAAAAGGTGAAGGTGTTTCAATTAAGGCAGAGCATAAAGGGAAAGAAACATCATTTTCGGCGGAAAAACTATTAGTATCGGTCGGACGATCCCCAAATGTAGAAGGCATAGGACTTGAAAATACTAGAGTACTAATGGACCGTGCCTTTATTCAAACAAATGAATATTACCTAACAAATGAACCAAATATATATGCAATTGGTGATGTAATTGGGGGCTTGCAGCTTGCCCATGTTGCCTCGCATGAAGGAATCACTGCAATTGAACACATGAAGGGTGAAAACGCTAAACCAATTGATGCGACTCTTGTTTCAAAATGCATATACTGCAGTCCAGAAGTTGCAAGTGTTGGTTTAACAGAAGACGAGGCAAAAGAGAAAGGCTATCAAGTAAAAATAGGTAAATTCTCATTCCGCGCGATTGGCAAAGCACTCGTTTTTGGAGAATCAGATGGTTTTGTTAAGCTTGTCGTTGATGAAGCATCCAATAAGCTATTAGGAGCACATATGGTAGGGCCGCATGTTACTGACATGATATCAGAAGCTGGCCTTGCGCGAGTATTAGATGCAACGGCGATGGACATCGCGCATACGATACATCCCCATCCAACATTGGCAGAAGCTATTGGTGAAGCGGCATTAGCAGTCTATGGTAAGGAAATTCATGCTTAA
- a CDS encoding uroporphyrinogen decarboxylase family protein, whose amino-acid sequence MGIWQKKERFEALLCGERADRPIVSGWRHFIDKEQNAEDLAEATVSFTKQFDWDWVKINPRATYYAEVWGNTYDFHDYKSVFPKQTRAAIQIPSDVWDIQVKKATSSAPLAEQLEAVKQIRQGLPDTPLVQTIFSPLTILLFLAGQSAYVKNTIYGSESPVSLKKLFTEQPAGIHRALHAIASTLADYVTELEHAGVEGIFYAVTGTAHPDLFDEPAFNEFSRQYDSIVLEAARGKRILHTCGAYAHPERFNDYPIDGISWDTFAAGNIGLTAPLKATKVGGVDHSLFAKNDINSIRTQANEALRLTSDEPFILAPNCSIPVNVTDEALGQLHDSVFEKEIIR is encoded by the coding sequence ATGGGTATTTGGCAAAAGAAAGAGCGTTTTGAAGCATTACTGTGTGGTGAACGGGCAGATCGCCCGATTGTTAGTGGGTGGAGACATTTTATCGATAAAGAACAGAATGCAGAAGATCTAGCAGAAGCGACGGTTTCGTTCACCAAGCAATTTGATTGGGATTGGGTGAAAATTAATCCGCGTGCAACCTATTATGCAGAGGTATGGGGAAATACCTACGATTTTCATGATTACAAGTCAGTTTTTCCAAAGCAAACAAGGGCGGCAATTCAGATACCATCAGATGTTTGGGATATTCAAGTAAAAAAGGCAACAAGCTCAGCTCCTTTAGCAGAACAATTAGAGGCTGTAAAACAAATTCGCCAAGGACTGCCTGATACACCACTTGTTCAGACTATTTTTTCACCATTAACCATTTTATTATTCCTAGCTGGTCAATCAGCTTATGTTAAAAATACTATTTATGGTAGTGAAAGTCCTGTCTCTCTAAAGAAACTATTCACAGAACAACCTGCTGGCATCCATCGTGCCTTACATGCGATAGCATCAACCTTGGCGGATTATGTGACAGAACTAGAGCATGCCGGTGTGGAAGGAATATTCTATGCGGTGACAGGTACGGCCCATCCGGATTTGTTTGATGAACCTGCTTTCAATGAATTTTCAAGACAATATGATTCGATTGTCCTTGAAGCGGCTCGAGGAAAGCGGATTCTTCATACATGTGGTGCCTACGCTCATCCTGAACGTTTTAATGACTATCCGATAGACGGTATTAGCTGGGATACATTTGCAGCTGGTAATATTGGCTTGACTGCTCCACTAAAAGCAACAAAAGTGGGCGGTGTTGATCACTCTTTATTTGCAAAAAACGACATCAACAGTATTCGGACTCAGGCTAATGAAGCTTTAAGGCTAACGTCAGATGAACCGTTTATATTGGCTCCAAATTGTTCTATTCCAGTTAATGTTACGGATGAGGCTTTAGGGCAATTACATGATTCTGTATTTGAAAAGGAGATAATTCGGTGA
- the glyA gene encoding serine hydroxymethyltransferase: MSLLYNDLAIFNAIEKERERQHQTLELLASENFVSQDVLEAMGSVMTNKYAEGYQGRRNYSGCEYVDVAEQLAIERLTRLFDVNYANVHPDSGAQANLAVFYALLQPGDKVLRMNLSHSGYLTHGSPTNILEKWFEIATYGVREDTHLLDYDHLEAVAKWEKPKLIVAGTSAYPRKIDFARFKEIANKVGAKLMVDMSHIAGLVAAGLHLSPIPYADVVTSTTHQTLRGPRGGIILTDHEEMFKAVNKAVFPGIQGSPLMHMIAAKAVAFNEAAQLSFKRYVRQMIENAETLVETLKQEGAVLVSGGTDTHVVLLDVRPWGLTGKAAEMLLEKVGITVNKNTIPYDPESPRVTSGVLFGTAALTTRGMKKDEMVQIAEIIAAVLKSKGNPKVLELAKETIKSICNSYPLFQHQQQQKLYVV, translated from the coding sequence ATGAGTTTATTGTATAATGATTTAGCTATTTTTAACGCAATAGAGAAGGAAAGAGAAAGACAGCATCAAACCTTGGAGTTACTTGCATCAGAGAACTTTGTAAGTCAAGACGTGCTAGAAGCAATGGGAAGTGTGATGACGAATAAATATGCAGAAGGTTATCAAGGGAGGCGGAACTATAGTGGATGCGAATATGTCGATGTAGCAGAACAATTAGCTATTGAGCGTCTTACGAGGCTATTTGATGTCAACTATGCAAATGTACATCCAGACTCAGGGGCACAGGCGAATCTCGCTGTCTTTTACGCCCTACTTCAGCCTGGTGATAAAGTACTGAGGATGAATCTTTCTCACAGTGGATACTTAACACATGGGAGTCCAACCAATATTTTAGAAAAGTGGTTTGAAATTGCGACTTATGGGGTGAGAGAAGATACGCACTTACTTGATTATGATCATCTTGAGGCGGTTGCCAAATGGGAAAAGCCAAAATTGATTGTTGCAGGTACAAGTGCATATCCGAGAAAAATAGATTTTGCCCGTTTTAAAGAAATTGCTAACAAGGTTGGCGCAAAATTGATGGTTGATATGTCACATATTGCAGGGCTTGTGGCAGCAGGATTACATCTATCGCCAATCCCTTATGCAGACGTTGTGACGAGCACTACACATCAAACATTAAGGGGACCGCGCGGCGGCATTATCTTGACCGATCATGAAGAAATGTTCAAGGCCGTAAATAAAGCTGTATTTCCAGGTATTCAAGGTAGCCCGCTTATGCATATGATCGCCGCAAAGGCTGTTGCCTTCAATGAGGCAGCACAGCTAAGCTTTAAAAGATATGTCAGACAGATGATTGAAAATGCTGAAACACTTGTAGAGACGTTAAAGCAGGAAGGTGCTGTCCTTGTTTCAGGGGGAACAGATACTCATGTCGTGCTATTGGATGTACGGCCATGGGGCTTAACTGGAAAGGCGGCGGAAATGCTGCTTGAAAAAGTAGGAATTACCGTCAATAAAAATACAATTCCATACGATCCTGAAAGTCCACGTGTAACAAGCGGAGTTCTTTTTGGAACCGCAGCGTTAACAACGCGCGGGATGAAAAAGGATGAGATGGTGCAAATTGCAGAGATAATTGCGGCCGTTCTGAAAAGTAAAGGTAATCCTAAAGTTCTAGAATTGGCAAAAGAAACAATAAAATCAATTTGTAATAGTTACCCATTATTTCAACATCAACAACAACAAAAACTGTACGTTGTGTAA
- a CDS encoding YhdT family protein: MRKTVKPRDKRFKIAHREALIGVILVIINFVWWYGFGYGLGSEKVENYTYVFGLPAWFFYSCILGFIVMLVLVIISVKFFFKEVPFDNEEGDL, from the coding sequence TTGAGAAAAACAGTCAAACCAAGGGACAAGCGTTTTAAGATTGCTCATAGGGAAGCTTTAATAGGAGTGATCCTCGTCATCATCAATTTTGTATGGTGGTATGGTTTTGGATATGGACTTGGAAGTGAAAAGGTTGAAAACTATACATATGTATTTGGACTGCCTGCATGGTTCTTTTACAGTTGTATCCTCGGGTTTATCGTGATGTTAGTTCTTGTCATCATTAGTGTGAAATTCTTTTTTAAAGAAGTTCCCTTTGACAATGAAGAGGGGGATCTCTAA
- a CDS encoding ABC transporter substrate-binding protein — translation MKKLMIISVIALLLVLSACGSKASNSTEKTAKAEGSDFKLVNEGSLTFSMTGIYPPLNFKKDGKLTGFDVEIGTEIAKRIGLKANPVTNPWETIIQGLKANKYDAIIGSMTATPERDKQVDFTNPYYLSGAQIFVGEDSDIASKEDLKGKTIGVIQASTWKDMAEKLSDNVKGYPTDVNALQDLALGRLDAVITDKIVGVSAKNEKGLKIKAVGDLLNEDRVSVAVKEGNKQLVDKINKAIQLMRDDGTYDKISKKWFNENILEKK, via the coding sequence ATGAAAAAACTGATGATTATATCAGTGATTGCTTTGCTTTTGGTCCTTTCAGCATGTGGAAGTAAAGCAAGCAACAGTACAGAAAAGACTGCGAAAGCAGAGGGTTCGGACTTCAAACTAGTAAATGAAGGTTCTTTAACCTTTTCAATGACAGGTATTTATCCACCATTAAACTTTAAGAAAGACGGAAAGCTAACAGGTTTTGATGTGGAAATTGGAACTGAAATAGCAAAACGGATCGGGCTAAAAGCAAATCCAGTCACCAATCCATGGGAAACGATCATCCAAGGATTAAAAGCAAATAAATATGATGCTATTATCGGAAGTATGACTGCAACACCTGAACGGGATAAGCAAGTTGATTTTACAAACCCATACTATCTATCTGGTGCACAAATTTTCGTAGGAGAAGATAGTGATATTGCATCAAAAGAGGATTTAAAAGGAAAAACAATTGGAGTTATTCAAGCAAGTACATGGAAGGATATGGCTGAGAAATTATCCGATAATGTAAAGGGATACCCAACAGACGTAAATGCGCTTCAAGACTTGGCATTAGGTAGATTAGATGCTGTCATTACCGATAAAATTGTTGGGGTTAGTGCTAAAAATGAAAAAGGCTTAAAAATTAAAGCAGTTGGTGACTTGCTAAATGAAGATCGCGTAAGTGTAGCGGTTAAAGAGGGAAATAAACAATTAGTTGATAAAATTAATAAAGCCATTCAATTGATGCGTGATGATGGTACTTATGACAAGATCAGTAAAAAGTGGTTCAATGAAAATATTTTAGAGAAAAAGTAG
- a CDS encoding amino acid ABC transporter ATP-binding protein: protein MIEIKNLSKSFGNLQVLKGIDLKVNEQEVVVLIGASGSGKSTLLRCLNFLEVAESGNITIDAEVINLAKTNLNKIREKVGMVFQHFNLFPHKTVLENIIEAPIYVRGVSKVDASSKAMVLLQKVGLHDKAHYYPDQLSGGQKQRVAIARALAMEPKVMLFDEPTSALDPELVGEVLQVMKDLASDGMTMVIVTHEMGFAKEVADRIIMLADGNIIEEGPPSEFFVNPKHERTQRFLNQIL, encoded by the coding sequence GTGATTGAAATAAAAAATTTATCAAAATCCTTCGGTAATCTCCAAGTATTAAAAGGCATTGATTTAAAAGTAAACGAGCAAGAGGTTGTTGTTCTTATAGGTGCAAGTGGTTCCGGAAAAAGTACTCTCTTGCGCTGCTTAAATTTTCTAGAAGTTGCAGAGAGTGGGAACATCACCATTGATGCTGAAGTTATAAATCTTGCGAAGACGAACCTTAATAAAATAAGGGAAAAGGTTGGGATGGTGTTCCAGCATTTCAACCTATTTCCCCATAAGACAGTGTTGGAAAATATCATCGAGGCTCCTATCTATGTAAGGGGAGTGTCAAAGGTAGATGCTAGTTCAAAAGCGATGGTCCTCCTTCAAAAGGTAGGTTTACATGATAAAGCCCACTATTATCCAGACCAACTGTCTGGTGGGCAAAAGCAACGTGTTGCTATTGCGAGAGCATTGGCAATGGAACCAAAAGTTATGCTTTTTGATGAACCAACCTCTGCCTTGGATCCTGAACTTGTTGGAGAGGTACTACAGGTTATGAAGGATCTTGCAAGTGATGGAATGACGATGGTAATTGTCACTCATGAAATGGGATTCGCAAAAGAAGTTGCAGATCGAATTATCATGCTCGCAGATGGAAATATAATCGAAGAGGGCCCTCCAAGTGAATTTTTTGTTAATCCTAAGCATGAGCGAACACAACGGTTTTTAAATCAAATTTTATAG
- the panF gene encoding sodium/pantothenate symporter, translating into MNWPVITPLLIFLLIIFAVGFWSNKFVIKSDSFLQEYFLGERQLGGFILAMTMVATYGSASSFIGGPGIAYTQGLGWVFLAMVQLATGYFVLMVLGKKFAIVARQYKAITLVDFLKERYKSKAVVLISAASIIIFLFSSMTAQWVGGARLVESLTGLSYTTALLIFVISVLVFVIVGGFRAVALTDAVQGVVMFAGTLILLIATIKAGGGIPKIISSLAAENPNLISPFGAAHTLTPAYVSSFWILVGVGVVGLPQITVRAMSYKNSKAMHSAIIIGTIVVGFIMLGMHLIGVFARPILPGIKVGDTVMPLLSMKVLPPYAAGIVLAAPMAAIMSTVDALLILVSSAIVKDVYLNYVKPHASDSHVKKISFGVTTIIGLIVILLALSPPDLIVWLNLFSFGGLESVFIWPVVLGLYWGKGNKYGAITSMLLGMGSYILLDRFYPNALGLHTVVLPIIISFLGFVVVSYVTHRNVINQNSKEV; encoded by the coding sequence ATGAATTGGCCTGTAATTACGCCCTTACTTATTTTCTTACTTATTATTTTTGCGGTAGGTTTTTGGTCAAATAAGTTTGTAATCAAATCGGATTCATTTTTACAGGAATATTTTTTAGGTGAACGCCAGCTTGGTGGATTTATTCTGGCAATGACCATGGTTGCGACCTATGGTAGTGCGAGTAGTTTTATTGGTGGTCCGGGTATAGCCTATACACAAGGACTAGGTTGGGTATTTCTAGCCATGGTCCAACTTGCAACTGGTTATTTTGTGTTAATGGTATTAGGAAAGAAATTTGCGATTGTTGCCAGACAGTATAAGGCAATCACCTTAGTTGACTTTCTAAAAGAGCGCTATAAAAGTAAAGCAGTGGTGTTAATATCAGCTGCAAGTATCATTATTTTCCTTTTTTCATCCATGACAGCACAATGGGTTGGTGGAGCGCGGCTGGTTGAGTCTTTAACAGGTCTATCCTATACGACGGCATTGCTGATTTTTGTCATTTCAGTCTTAGTATTTGTCATCGTTGGCGGCTTTCGTGCCGTTGCGTTAACTGATGCGGTGCAGGGCGTTGTTATGTTTGCCGGAACACTGATTCTTCTCATTGCTACGATTAAGGCTGGTGGAGGAATTCCGAAAATTATTTCTAGCTTGGCAGCGGAAAATCCTAACTTGATCAGCCCTTTTGGTGCGGCCCATACTTTAACACCAGCATATGTATCCTCCTTTTGGATTTTAGTAGGGGTTGGTGTTGTAGGTCTACCGCAAATTACGGTTCGAGCAATGTCTTATAAAAATTCAAAGGCTATGCATAGTGCCATTATTATTGGGACGATTGTTGTAGGCTTTATCATGCTTGGTATGCACCTAATTGGAGTTTTCGCGCGGCCAATTCTACCAGGCATTAAGGTCGGTGATACGGTGATGCCGCTATTGTCCATGAAAGTGCTGCCGCCCTATGCAGCTGGGATTGTCCTTGCGGCTCCAATGGCTGCAATTATGTCGACAGTGGATGCCTTACTAATTCTGGTAAGCTCGGCTATTGTAAAGGATGTTTATTTAAACTACGTGAAGCCACATGCAAGTGACAGTCACGTGAAAAAGATAAGTTTCGGTGTAACTACCATAATCGGACTCATAGTCATTCTTCTTGCCTTAAGTCCACCTGATTTAATCGTGTGGCTTAACCTCTTTTCTTTTGGAGGGCTGGAGTCTGTCTTTATTTGGCCAGTTGTTTTGGGTTTGTACTGGGGTAAAGGGAACAAATATGGTGCGATCACCTCGATGTTGTTGGGCATGGGTTCCTATATTTTACTAGATCGATTTTATCCGAATGCATTAGGGCTCCACACGGTAGTATTGCCTATAATCATTTCCTTCCTTGGATTTGTGGTAGTAAGTTATGTAACCCATCGAAATGTAATCAATCAAAATAGTAAAGAGGTATGA
- a CDS encoding ABC transporter substrate-binding protein, which translates to MVKKRVAKLFMASTLVAGILAGCSGAKDSSGESNSIKIGVNLELSGGVASYGESLEKGINLAVDEINKKGGVEGKKIDLVKVDNKSDAAEATNGAIKLTSQDKVTAIIGAATSGDTVAQAQIANDTKTVLLTPSGTSPNVTVGESGKVNEFVFRTSFIDPFQGTVAANFASKELKVKKAAIFADSASDYAKGLAASFKKTFEAAGGNIVSEEAYVAKDTDFRATLTRIKAENPEFIFIPGYYEEVGLIIKQARELGITVPFMGADGWDSPKLVELAGADALNNTYITNHYSSEDPDKTIQKFVTTYKEKNGGESPNAFNALGYDTVYLLADAIKHAGGTDSSKIKDALAKTKNLSLVTGIITIDKDHNPIKSATVLEYKDGKQVFNTKVNP; encoded by the coding sequence ATGGTCAAGAAAAGAGTTGCGAAGCTTTTTATGGCTTCAACATTAGTTGCGGGAATCCTAGCTGGTTGTTCAGGAGCGAAAGATAGTTCGGGGGAAAGCAATTCGATTAAAATTGGCGTCAACTTGGAACTCTCTGGCGGTGTTGCTTCTTATGGAGAATCACTTGAAAAAGGGATCAACCTTGCAGTTGACGAGATTAACAAAAAAGGTGGAGTTGAGGGCAAGAAGATAGATTTGGTTAAAGTGGATAATAAATCAGATGCAGCAGAGGCCACAAATGGTGCCATTAAGTTAACAAGTCAAGATAAAGTAACGGCAATTATTGGGGCGGCAACTAGTGGTGATACAGTTGCTCAAGCACAAATAGCAAATGATACGAAAACGGTTTTGCTTACTCCTTCAGGAACGAGTCCAAATGTTACAGTAGGGGAAAGTGGAAAAGTAAATGAGTTCGTTTTCCGTACATCTTTTATTGATCCATTCCAAGGAACCGTTGCTGCAAATTTTGCCTCAAAAGAATTAAAGGTTAAAAAGGCAGCTATTTTTGCAGATAGTGCAAGTGATTATGCAAAAGGCCTTGCAGCTTCATTTAAGAAAACATTTGAAGCAGCGGGAGGAAATATTGTATCTGAAGAGGCATATGTTGCAAAGGATACCGACTTCCGTGCTACGTTAACTCGAATTAAGGCAGAAAATCCAGAATTCATTTTTATTCCGGGGTATTATGAAGAAGTTGGCTTAATTATTAAGCAAGCTCGTGAATTGGGTATCACAGTTCCATTTATGGGTGCTGATGGCTGGGATTCACCAAAACTAGTGGAACTCGCTGGAGCGGATGCTTTAAATAACACCTATATTACGAACCATTATTCATCTGAAGATCCAGATAAAACGATTCAAAAATTTGTAACAACTTATAAAGAAAAGAATGGTGGGGAATCACCTAACGCTTTCAATGCCCTTGGCTACGACACGGTTTATTTATTAGCTGATGCAATTAAGCATGCGGGCGGTACGGATTCAAGCAAAATTAAAGATGCCCTTGCCAAAACAAAGAACTTGTCCCTTGTAACTGGAATAATCACAATCGACAAAGATCACAATCCAATTAAATCAGCGACTGTATTGGAATACAAGGATGGAAAACAAGTATTTAACACGAAAGTTAATCCATAA